In Triticum aestivum cultivar Chinese Spring chromosome 5B, IWGSC CS RefSeq v2.1, whole genome shotgun sequence, the following proteins share a genomic window:
- the LOC123116385 gene encoding uncharacterized protein: MSVEILDGKTMQSFVEDEGAFNASVDGRFAALDGNHDGVLSYPEMAGELMSLRVLEKHFGVDEAGAMDDELAGLYRCLFARFDRDGDCAVDREEFWAEMKEVMLAVANELGFLPVQMVVEEGSFLKVAVDRELAGAA, from the exons ATGAGCGTGGAGATTCTGGACGGGAAAACGATGCAGAGCTTCGTGGAGGACGAGGGCGCCTTCAACGCCTCCGTCGACGGCCGCTTTGCGGCGCTCGACGGCAACCATGACGGCGTCCTCTCGTACCCCGAGATGGCCGGGGAGCTCATGAGCCTCCGGGTCCTAGAGAAGCACTTCGGCGTTGACGAGGCCGGCGCcatgg ACGACGAGCTCGCGGGGCTCTACCGTTGCCTGTTTGCGCGCTTCGACCGGGACGGCGACTGCGCGGTGGACCGCGAGGAGTTCTGGGCCGAGATGAAGGAGGTCATGCTCGCCGTGGCCAACGAGCTCGGGTTCCTGCCAGTGCAGATGGTCGTCGAGGAAGGGAGCTTTCTCAAGGTGGCTGTCGACAGGGAGCTGGCCGGAGCTGCCTGA